The Halogranum gelatinilyticum genome includes a window with the following:
- a CDS encoding metal-dependent hydrolase has translation MWPWEHLAVGYILVSLLARVFDWTLDDVAVLALAVGTQFPDLVDKPLAWTFAALPSGTSLAHSVFVAVPVALAVWFTLARLSHGVVGVSFAVGYLAHLPADILYGPLTRGGAVSVDPLLWPLVEQTVSNGGGLLATVAYYVAAYQEFLTTPRVVGYLVFELLLLGVALWLWVADGTPGLGPFRRRPDPEREH, from the coding sequence CGCGTGTTCGACTGGACGCTCGACGACGTCGCCGTGCTCGCCCTCGCAGTGGGGACGCAGTTCCCCGACCTCGTCGACAAGCCGCTCGCGTGGACGTTCGCGGCACTGCCCTCGGGGACGTCGCTCGCACACTCGGTGTTCGTCGCCGTCCCGGTTGCACTGGCGGTCTGGTTCACGCTCGCCCGACTGTCTCACGGCGTCGTCGGCGTCAGCTTCGCGGTCGGCTATCTCGCACATCTCCCCGCAGACATCCTGTACGGCCCGCTCACCCGCGGTGGCGCGGTCTCGGTCGACCCGCTGCTCTGGCCGCTCGTCGAGCAGACCGTGTCGAACGGGGGTGGGCTGCTGGCGACCGTCGCCTACTACGTCGCCGCGTATCAGGAGTTTCTCACCACCCCGCGCGTGGTCGGCTATCTCGTCTTCGAGCTGTTACTGCTCGGTGTCGCGCTGTGGCTGTGGGTCGCCGACGGCACGCCCGGTCTCGGGCCGTTCCGCCGACGTCCCGATCCGGAGCGCGAGCACTGA
- a CDS encoding Gfo/Idh/MocA family protein — protein sequence MVYHVAIIGTGANPDNPSSTGYAMAYRHAEAYQRLDSCKLVACADIVPENARQFAATFDIPEEHVYEDYERLLREVEPDIVSVCVPPAVHAPIVIGCAESGIPAAIHCEKPMAMTWGEARRMAAVAEANGVQLTFNHQRRFAGPFRVAKRLLDEGRIGTLERVEIGGENLYDYGTHLFDLAGYMTDQTPVEWVLAQIDYRTENVLFGAHNENQAVAHWHYENSVDGLASTGDGSMLNCQFRLVGSDGIIEVGHEDGPPLRLLAADTNGWKAVDTGGETVHGPTPARTTRLARSVARRLPVVSPEWFGTDAPTYIDRAIADVVDALATSRTSELDVRNALQATELIFACWESANKRQRVDLPLEIETNPLAELVASGELPVSAD from the coding sequence ATGGTCTATCACGTCGCAATCATCGGCACGGGTGCGAACCCCGACAATCCGAGTTCGACCGGCTACGCGATGGCGTACCGACACGCCGAGGCGTACCAGCGGCTCGACTCGTGTAAACTCGTCGCGTGTGCCGACATCGTCCCGGAAAACGCCAGACAGTTCGCGGCCACGTTCGACATTCCCGAGGAGCACGTCTACGAGGACTACGAGCGGCTGCTCCGCGAGGTCGAACCCGACATCGTCAGCGTCTGCGTCCCGCCCGCCGTCCACGCGCCAATCGTAATCGGCTGTGCGGAGAGCGGTATCCCCGCCGCCATCCACTGCGAGAAGCCGATGGCGATGACGTGGGGCGAGGCGCGGCGGATGGCCGCGGTCGCCGAAGCCAACGGCGTCCAGCTGACGTTCAACCACCAGCGTCGCTTCGCTGGCCCGTTCCGGGTGGCGAAACGGCTCCTCGACGAGGGGCGTATCGGCACGCTCGAACGCGTCGAAATCGGCGGCGAGAACCTCTACGACTACGGGACGCATCTGTTCGACCTCGCGGGCTACATGACCGACCAGACGCCCGTCGAGTGGGTGCTCGCGCAGATCGACTACCGGACCGAGAACGTCCTGTTCGGCGCGCACAACGAGAACCAGGCGGTCGCCCACTGGCACTACGAGAACAGCGTCGACGGGCTCGCCTCGACCGGTGACGGCAGTATGCTGAACTGTCAGTTCCGGCTCGTCGGCAGCGACGGCATCATCGAAGTCGGCCACGAGGACGGGCCGCCGCTGCGGCTGTTGGCAGCCGATACGAACGGCTGGAAAGCGGTCGACACCGGTGGCGAGACCGTCCACGGCCCGACTCCCGCGCGGACGACGCGGCTCGCGCGGTCGGTGGCGCGACGCCTCCCCGTCGTCTCCCCGGAGTGGTTCGGGACCGACGCGCCGACGTACATCGACCGGGCCATCGCAGACGTCGTCGACGCGCTGGCGACCTCCCGAACGTCGGAGTTGGACGTCAGGAACGCGCTGCAGGCGACGGAACTCATCTTCGCCTGCTGGGAGTCCGCCAACAAGCGACAGCGTGTCGACCTCCCGCTGGAAATCGAGACCAACCCACTGGCGGAGCTGGTGGCGTCCGGTGAACTCCCCGTCTCGGCCGACTGA
- a CDS encoding thiol-disulfide oxidoreductase DCC family protein yields the protein MIAARLRSLLSACVNYVADPKRNSPVNLAAARFVLATYVVWKTVWVDWGVFMEVPFIVFDEYAFLVPYGFPQLLVVEKYLLLVTVVLFAVGYRIRATGFISGLLLGHLGLLLFAMNGSGVTTAMFIAVYFLFFFALFASQDELSADGVRRTGTRSLGSLVSRLKSSSTPVYRMDALKYSLLALGIIYFGSAFDKLFPDLQQFQPEWVMPYNLARIVTIFHSTRDQLFPVAQEVVNYPALLFVMSATVLVLEAGLLVAILAKRPVTPFLVGLAGFKFSSIVLLGIFFGDAILFFAMFVAWDTAYRALVRSRQLDVVFDEQCYFCARSLYPIKLLDIGDTITFYSQSDLPATYLDRPGVDYTTAMYVFDADGTPYRGYWAFRELLRQFRVFDPVVWAMGTRPVAAVGERVYEYVAANRSRHFVCSVDLDTETEL from the coding sequence GTGATCGCCGCCCGACTGCGGTCGCTCCTCTCGGCGTGCGTCAACTACGTCGCCGACCCGAAGCGGAATTCGCCGGTCAACCTCGCGGCCGCCCGGTTCGTGCTCGCGACGTACGTCGTCTGGAAGACCGTCTGGGTCGACTGGGGCGTCTTCATGGAGGTCCCCTTCATCGTGTTCGACGAGTACGCCTTCCTCGTCCCGTACGGCTTCCCGCAGCTGCTCGTCGTCGAGAAGTATCTCCTGCTCGTCACCGTCGTGCTCTTCGCGGTCGGCTACCGTATCCGGGCGACCGGCTTCATCTCGGGGCTTCTCTTGGGCCATCTCGGGCTGCTCCTGTTCGCGATGAACGGCTCGGGCGTGACGACTGCCATGTTCATCGCGGTCTACTTCTTGTTCTTCTTCGCGCTGTTCGCCTCGCAGGACGAGCTCTCGGCCGACGGCGTCCGGCGGACGGGCACGCGGTCGCTGGGGTCGTTGGTCTCGCGGCTCAAGTCGTCGAGCACGCCTGTGTACCGGATGGACGCGCTGAAGTACAGCCTGCTCGCCCTCGGGATCATCTACTTCGGCTCGGCGTTCGACAAGCTGTTTCCCGACCTCCAGCAGTTCCAGCCCGAGTGGGTCATGCCGTACAACCTGGCCCGCATCGTCACCATCTTCCACTCGACGCGCGACCAGCTGTTCCCCGTCGCCCAGGAGGTCGTGAACTATCCGGCGTTGCTCTTCGTCATGTCGGCGACGGTGCTCGTGCTCGAGGCCGGGCTGCTCGTCGCGATACTGGCAAAGCGACCCGTGACGCCATTTCTCGTCGGTCTCGCCGGGTTCAAGTTCTCCTCTATCGTCCTCCTCGGCATCTTCTTCGGCGACGCCATCCTCTTCTTCGCGATGTTCGTCGCGTGGGACACCGCCTACCGGGCACTCGTCCGGAGCCGCCAGCTGGACGTGGTGTTCGACGAGCAGTGTTACTTCTGCGCGCGGAGTCTGTATCCGATCAAACTCCTCGACATCGGCGACACCATCACGTTCTACTCGCAGTCGGACCTCCCGGCGACGTATCTGGACCGGCCGGGTGTCGACTACACGACCGCGATGTACGTCTTCGACGCCGACGGAACGCCGTACCGTGGCTACTGGGCGTTCCGCGAACTGCTCCGGCAGTTCCGCGTCTTCGACCCGGTCGTCTGGGCCATGGGGACGCGGCCGGTCGCGGCGGTCGGCGAGCGCGTCTACGAGTACGTCGCCGCCAACCGGAGCCGCCACTTCGTCTGCAGCGTCGACCTCGACACCGAGACCGAACTGTGA